One genomic window of Salvia miltiorrhiza cultivar Shanhuang (shh) chromosome 4, IMPLAD_Smil_shh, whole genome shotgun sequence includes the following:
- the LOC131022191 gene encoding AAA-ATPase At4g30250-like produces the protein MFATLMMEILSQMWSLLGLLTVIQNILPTQVLAWLHCLYEALQDLVSPHSYLDIPEFNGYGGVDINDLYRQVTLYLNSINPASSSCRRLSLSRSKSSSRIAYTVAPNHTVHDAFRSRRLSWTHHVDTVHDSLEERRTFTLKLPKRSRLALLSPYLDHVAARAADFERVLLDRRLFTNNGRASYDSGWSSVPFRHPSTFQTLALDPEMKKHLLEDLTAFADGKDFYAKIGRAWKRGYLLYGPPGSGKSSLIAAMANFLRYDVYDLELSKVKDNSELRALLIQTTNRSIIVIEDIDCSIDLTGDRAIKSRRSKKSSNSNEEEEGRRVTLSGLLNFTDGLWSCCGEERVIVFTTNHRDAVDPALLRCGRMDVHVSLGTCGMHAFRALARNYLGLDSHALFDAVESCVGAGGALTPAQIGEILLRNRRDADVAVKAVVAAMQAKILGADVDAVEGRGECDDVARTPDNVADRRRCEWPEKFDGKKRKENFLVKLKCLTKSDSGRRGV, from the coding sequence ATGTTTGCAACATTAATGATGGAAATATTATCTCAAATGTGGTCTCTCTTAGGGCTTCTAACGGTGATCCAGAACATTCTCCCAACTCAAGTCCTTGCATGGCTGCATTGCCTCTACGAAGCCCTCCAAGATTTGGTGAGCCCTCACTCCTACTTGGACATCCCTGAGTTCAACGGCTACGGCGGCGTCGACATCAACGACCTCTACCGCCAAGTCACGCTCTACCTCAACTCCATCAACCCGGCCTCCTCCTCCTGCCGCCGCCTCTCCCTCTCCCGCTCCAAATCCTCCTCCCGCATCGCCTACACCGTCGCCCCCAACCACACCGTCCACGACGCCTTCCGCAGCCGCCGCCTCTCCTGGACCCACCACGTCGACACCGTGCACGACTCCCTCGAGGAGCGCCGCACCTTCACGCTCAAGCTCCCCAAGCGCTCCCGCCTCGCCCTCCTCTCCCCCTACCTCGACCACGTGGCGGCGCGTGCCGCCGACTTCGAGCGCGTGCTGCTCGACCGCCGCCTCTTCACCAACAACGGCCGCGCCTCCTACGACTCCGGCTGGTCATCCGTGCCGTTCCGCCACCCCTCCACCTTCCAAACCCTAGCGCTCGACCCCGAGATGAAGAAGCACCTGCTCGAGGACTTGACGGCGTTCGCCGACGGCAAGGACTTTTACGCCAAAATCGGACGCGCGTGGAAAAGAGGGTATTTACTCTACGGACCTCCCGGCTCCGGCAAATCCAGCCTCATCGCCGCCATGGCGAATTTCCTCCGTTACGACGTCTACGATCTCGAGCTCAGCAAAGTCAAGGACAATTCCGAGCTTAGGGCTCTGCTCATACAGACTACGAACCGCTCGATCATCGTGATCGAAGACATCGACTGCTCCATAGATTTAACCGGCGATAGAGCGATCAAGAGCAGAAGATCGAAGAAGAGCAGCAACAGCAATGAGGAGGAAGAGGGGCGGCGCGTGACGCTGTCGGGGCTACTGAACTTCACCGACGGGCTGTGGTCGTGCTGCGGGGAGGAGAGGGTGATCGTGTTCACGACCAACCACCGCGACGCGGTGGACCCGGCGCTGCTTAGATGCGGCCGCATGGACGTGCACGTTAGCCTCGGCACGTGCGGGATGCATGCCTTCAGGGCGCTGGCGAGGAACTACCTGGGGCTGGACTCGCACGCGCTGTTCGATGCGGTCGAGAGCTGCGTCGGAGCCGGTGGGGCCCTCACGCCAGCTCAGATTGGGGAGATCCTGCTCAGGAACAGGCGGGACGCTGACGTGGCGGTCAAGGCCGTTGTCGCGGCCATGCAGGCTAAGATTTTGGGTGCTGATGTGGATGCCGTGGAAGGCCGTGGCGAGTGCGATGACGTGGCGAGGACCCCGGACAACGTGGCGGACCGGAGGCGGTGCGAGTGGCCGGAGAAGTTTGATGGGAAGAAAAGGAAGGAGAATTTCCTTGTTAAACTCAAGTGTTTGACCAAATCTGATTCTGGAAGAAGAGGGGTTTGA
- the LOC131021129 gene encoding uncharacterized protein LOC131021129, whose product MFCRRPELGTIDALGRYPKASYMLDNDEKRIFLKWIEDLKFPDDYISNMARCVNLSTLQMFGMKSHDCHVMMQRILPVAFKELLPNNVWKTITDLCFFFKELTSPNIQVDNLRQMQQNIPVILCKLKRIFSPSFFDSMEHLSIHLADEAMIAGPVQYRWMYPFERYLRKLKKTVKNKANVEGSITNAYLVEEATAFCSYYFEEHVRTKQRNIPRNFAGSSSSGGMEEHHDTLFVFKYAGRGFGKKSTRFLSKDEYDAAHLYVLNNCSEITEIYTRLFVVEINAKYPNISPNQLQIKLNKEFPDWFKLYVADPNNRVKNSDLKSLSLKPFQRVTTFQGFYVNGFKFHMIEYKSKKSTYNSGLCVKGLELDGVQLDYYGRLVEVVVLEYSGVPTKTTTLFKCEWFDPRPSRMLVDRDFKLVSVNQRRRYDKYEPFILLTQASQKSLLIEPPHTTIDDDTMPIHPDGALVYLVDEDDEEDVDNNEYVLETSDSTNNDSDDSE is encoded by the exons ATGTTTTGTCGCAGGCCCGAATTGGGAACGATTGATGCCTTGGGGCGGTATCCAAAGGCTTCTTACATGCTTGATAATGATGAGAAGAGAATCTTTTTGAAGTGGATAGAAGACCTCAAATTTCCTGATGACTATATATCGAATATGGCTAGGTGTGTTAACTTGAGCACTCTTCAAATGTTTGGGATGAAAAGCCATGATTGTCATGTTATGATGCAACGGATCTTGCCTGTTGCATTTAAGGAACTTCTTCCAAACAATGTGTGGAAGACAATAACTGAtctttgttttttctttaaaGAATTGACATCTCCCAACATTCAAGTTGACAATCTCCGGCAAATGCAGCAAAACATTCCAGTAATTCTATGTAAACTGAAACGAATTTTTTCACCAAGTTTTTTCGACTCCATGGAACACCTTTCAATACATTTGGCAGATGAAGCAATGATAGCAGGGCCCGTTCAATATAGATGGATGTATCCATTTGAAAGGTATCtgagaaagttgaaaaaaactGTGAAAAATAAAGCCAATGTAGAGGGATCAATTACAAATGCCTACCTTGTTGAAGAAGCCACTGCATTTTGTTCTTATTACTTCGAAGAACATGTAAGAACAAAGCAACGGAACATTCCTCGTAACTTTGCTGGTAGTTCATCATCAGGTGGTATGGAAGAACACCATGATACGTTGTTTGTTTTCAAGTATGCCGGTAGAGGGTTTGGAAAAAAGTCAACCAGATTTTTAAGCAAGGATGAGTATGATGCTGCACATTTGTATGTCTTAAACAATTGTTCAGAGATAACAGAAATTTACACACG ATTGTTTGTTGTTGAAATCAATGCCAAGTACCCAAACATTTCACCGAATCAACTTCAAATCAAGCTCAACAAGGAGTTTCCCGATTGGTTCAAGTTATAT GTTGCAGATCCAAATAATCGAGTGAAGAACTCTGACTTGAAGAGTTTGTCTTTAAAACCATTTCAAAGAGTCACTACTTTTCAAGGATTTTATGTGAATGGTTTTAAATTTCACATGATCGAATACAAATCAAAGAAATCAACCTACAATAGTGGATTGTGTGTAAAAGGTTTGGAGTTGGACGGAGTTCAGTTAGATTATTATGGACGTTTAGTTGAAGTAGTGGTGCTTGAGTATTCTGGTGTACCAACTAAAACAACCACACTTTTCAAGTGTGAGTGGTTTGACCCCAGACCATCAAGGATGTTAGTTGATCGTGACTTCAAATTGGTTTCAGTTAACCAACGTCGTCGATATGACAAATATGAACCATTCATCCTATTAACTCAAGCTTCTCAA AAGAGCTTGTTGATAGAACCCCCTCACACGACAATTGATGATGATACAATGCCAATTCATCCAGATGGTGCTTTGGTATATCTAGTAGATGaggatgatgaagaagatgttGACAACAATGAATATGTCTTAGAAACATCTGACTCTACAAATAATGATTCAGATGATAGCGAATAA